One window of the Benincasa hispida cultivar B227 chromosome 3, ASM972705v1, whole genome shotgun sequence genome contains the following:
- the LOC120073499 gene encoding uncharacterized mitochondrial protein AtMg00810-like has translation MIIARDDHQAISDLQHYLGKYFEMKDLGSFSYFLGLEVSMCSAGYSLSQAKYASDLLVRFEIINSATVPKSLDSNVCLTPFDGIALEDATLYHQLVGSLIYLIVTCPDIAYVVHIVSQFMVVPQTIHFTVVLRILRYVKGTLGHDLQFSSQ, from the coding sequence ATGATTATTGCTAGAGATGATCATCAAGCTATTTCTGATTTGCAACACTACCTTGGCAAATACTTCGAGATGAAGGATTTGGGGTCCTTTAGTTACTTTCTTGGTCTTGAGGTATCAATGTGCTCTGCTGGCTATTCATTGTCTCAAGCAAAGTATGCTTCAGACTTATTGGTACGTTTCGAGATCATTAACTCTGCTACAGTCCCGAAATCACTCGATTCTAATGTTTGCCTGACTCCATTTGATGGCATTGCTCTTGAAGATGCCACTCTCTACCATCAACTTGTTGGTAGCCTGATTTACCTAATAGTGACTTGTCCCGACATTGCATATGTTGTTCACATTGTAAGTCAGTTCATGGTTGTCCCTCAAACCATTCATTTTACTGTTGTTCTCCGTATTCTTCGCTATGTCAAGGGAACTCTAGGACATGACCTTCAGTTTTCATCCCAGTAA